From a single Brettanomyces bruxellensis chromosome 5, complete sequence genomic region:
- the UGP1_1 gene encoding UTP-glucose-1-phosphate uridylyltransferase, with product MSKHAKSQSMYAFENQSSSIAASQMRNALNKMIDGVPEEKQKAKFEKEMDSFFGLFRRYLTDKAKGNTLDWEKIHSPSKEEVVSYGTLNNDSSTNLDKLAVLKLNGGLGTSMGCVGPKSVIEVREGQSFLDLAVRQIEYLNKKFDTDVPLLLMDSFNTDDDTQLIVKKYQSHRIRIRTFNQSRYPRIYKDSLLPVPQTHEDDLSCWYPPGHGDLFEALVSSGELDHLLQEGKEVLSCRMVTIWGLRWT from the coding sequence ATGAGCAAACACGCCAAGTCACAATCCATGTACGCGTTCGAGAACCAATCATCGAGCATTGCAGCCTCGCAGATGAGGAATGCTTTGAACAAGATGATTGATGGAGTTCCGGAGGAGAAGCAGAAGGCGAAGTTCGAGAAGGAGATGGACTCGTTCTTCGGCCTATTCCGGCGGTATCTCACGGACAAGGCGAAGGGCAACACGCTCGACTGGGAGAAAATCCACTCTCCAAGTAAAGAGGAGGTGGTTTCGTACGGCACGCTCAACAACGACTCCAGCACGAATTTGGACAAGCTGGCGGTGCTCAAGTTGAACGGAGGCCTCGGCACGTCGATGGGCTGCGTCGGTCCGAAGTCGGTGATCGAGGTGAGGGAGGGCCAGTCGTTTTTGGACCTGGCAGTGCGTCAAATCGAGTATTTGAACAAGAAGTTCGACACGGACGTGCCGCTCTTGTTGATGGACTCGTTCAACACGGATGACGACACACAGCTCATCGTGAAGAAGTACCAGTCGCACCGGATCCGGATCCGGACTTTCAACCAGTCACGTTATCCAAGAATCTACAAGGACTCACTTCTTCCGGTTCCGCAGACCCATGAGGATGATCTCAGCTGCTGGTACCCTCCAGGCCACGGAGACTTGTTCGAGGCCTTGGTCTCGTCCGGGGAGCTCGACCACCTTCTTCAGGAGGGCAAAGAGGTGCTTTCGTGTCGAATGGTGACAATTTGGGGGCTACGGTGGACCTGA
- the UGP1_2 gene encoding UTP-glucose-1-phosphate uridylyltransferase encodes MLETGAEYIMELTDKTRADVKGGTLIKYDGKVRLLEIAQVPKEHVPEFKSIKKFTNFNTNNLWINLRAVKRLVESDALDMEIIPNEKSISVGSSELGVIQLETACGAAIRHFKGAHGVVVPRSRFLPVKTCSDLLLVKSDLYNLKHGTLVMDPSRYGGAPLVKLGSKFKKVKNFQERIPHMPKVIELDHLTVTGDVYFGRDIQLKGTVIIVCSDGHKIDIPNGSVLENVVVTGNLQIYEH; translated from the coding sequence ATGCTTGAGACTGGTGCCGAGTACATCATGGAGTTGACCGACAAGACACGGGCCGACGTGAAGGGAGGAACGTTGATCAAGTATGATGGCAAGGTCAGGTTGTTAGAGATTGCACAGGTGCCCAAGGAGCATGTCCCGGAGTTCAAGTCCATCAAAAAGTTCACCAACTTCAACACCAACAACCTCTGGATCAACTTGCGTGCCGTCAAGCGGTTGGTTGAGTCCGATGCTCTTGACATGGAGATCATTCCAAACGAGAAGTCCATTTCCGTCGGCAGCTCCGAGCTGGGCGTTATCCAGCTCGAAACTGCCTGCGGTGCTGCAATCCGCCACTTCAAAGGTGCCCACGGTGTCGTTGTGCCAAGATCTAGGTTCCTTCCAGTCAAAACCTGCTCCGATTTGCTGCTTGTCAAGTCTGATCTCTACAACTTGAAGCACGGAACCTTAGTCATGGATCCCTCGCGTTACGGAGGTGCGCCTTTGGTCAAATTGGGCTCCAAGTTCAAGAAGGTCAAAAACTTCCAGGAGCGGATTCCACACATGCCTAAAGTTATCGAGTTGGACCATCTCACCGTTACTGGTGACGTCTACTTTGGAAGGGATATCCAGTTGAAGGGAACTGTCATCATTGTGTGCTCTGACGGCCACAAGATCGACATTCCGAACGGCTCTGTTTTGGAGAACGTTGTCGTTACTGGAAACTTGCAGATATACGAGCACTGA